The sequence below is a genomic window from Longimicrobiaceae bacterium.
GAGCCCCGCGGCCTGCGTCCGGGAAAGCTTCTCCGCGCTGGTGTCGTAGTGGTGCCTCGCCGCCGCCTCCACGCCGAAGACCCCCTCGCCCCACTCCACGTTGTTGAGGTACAGCTCGAGGATCCGCTCCTTCCCCAGGATCAGCTCCGCAGCCGGCGTGAGCGCCAGGTCGTACACCTTGCGGACGGGGTTGCGGCAGGTGCAGCCGAACAGGTTCTTCATGAGCTGCTGCGTGATGGTGGACGCGCCGCGCACGCGCCCCCGCTCCACCGCCTCCCTGCCGGCCTCGCGCATGGCGTCCAGGTCGAAGCCGAAGTGGTCCCAGAAGCGCCCGTCCTCCGCGGCGACCACCGCCCGCGGCACGTGCCGCGGCAGCTCGTCGTACGCGACGATCTCCCGCCGCTTCTCGTACTCCTCCCCCGCGACCAGCGCCTCGATCCTCCGTTCGAGCTGGACACCCGTGGTGGGCGGCTGGACGAAGCGGTACACCACCAGCAGGAGCACGGCCAGCACGTAGTAGGCTGCCAGGACGCCGAGCACCACCTTCCCCGCCCTGACGAGGACGCGCCGGATCCTCCCCGAGCGCTTCGCGGGCGGATGGGGATGGGGGTGCGGCGGCCCGCCCTCCCACAGCAGGGTCCGATCGTCGTCTGGATTCATCCTGAAGCGCAGTCGTCGTTCGCGTTTCGAGAGGCCGCCCGGGAGGCGGGGGGAGGCTCAGCAGGCGGTGCGTCTGTGTGAGCCCGCGCAGTCACCCCGGTCACCCAAGCGGCCGGGCGAGTTTCGCACCGCCGGAGGAGCCTCCCCCCGCCGACCCCACGCGCGAGACGCAGCATCAGCGGAACCCTTTCCGCCGGAACCGTTTACAACCCCGGCATAGCGTCCGCCCCCCGGCGACGAGTATCTATAAGGTATAGTACGCGTCCCCGGCGCGTTCCCGATAGACCGAGCACGACACCCTGGAGCCGAAGCGAGTGAAGCCCAACCTGAACACCGCCGTGTGGCGCGGACACGCGCGCTCGGCGTGGACGCGCCTGACGGGCACCTGGCGGAACCGGCAGGAGCGGAAGTTCCTCATCGCCTTCACCGTGCTCGGCCTCACCTCGTGCGGCACCGGCGCGGTGGCCGCCGCGTGGACCCGCGCGTGCGTGGGCACCTGCCCCACCGCCGAGCAGATCGCCGACTTCGCCCCCCAGCAGGCCAGCCAGGTGCTGGACGCGGAGGGCGGGCTCCTAGGGACGTTCTACCGCGAGCGGCGCACCGTCATCCCGCTCCGCACCCTCCCCCGCTACGTCCCCATGGCCTTCGTGTCCGTGGAGGACCAGCGCTTCTTCGAGCACGAGGGGGTGGACCCGGTCCGCATGGTCGCCGCCGTGCGCGACAACATCATCAAGGGGTGGGGCGGCCCGGGCGGGAGCACCATCACCATGCAGCTCGCCCGCAACCTCTTCCCGCAGCAGCTCCCGCGGGGGGAGAAGACGATCCGCCGCAAGGTCGCGGAGATCAAGCTGGCGCTGGACATGGAGGGGTCGTACTCCAAGGAGCGCATCCTGGAGATGTACCTCAACACCATCTACCTGGGCGCCGGCGCGTACGGGATCGAGGCGGCCTCCCGCACCTACTTCGGGAAGCCCGCGTCGCGGCTGAACTACGTGGAGGCGGCCACGCTCGCCGCGCTCCCCAAGGCGCCCTCGTACTACAACCCCCGCCGCAACCCGGAGCCCGCCCGCGGCCGGCGGAACCTGGTGCTCGACTTCATGGCCTCCAACGGGGTCATCACCGAGGAGCAGGCCGAGGCCGCGAAGGCGCAGCCCCTGGCGCTGGCCCCGCCCAGCGGCGCCATCCGCGCCCCGTACTTCGTCGAGCGCGTGCGCGACCAGCTGGAAGACCAGTTCGGCGAGCTGCTCTACACCGGCGGGCTGCGGATCCACACCGGGATCAGCCCCAAGCTGCAGACCGCGGCCGAGAAGTCGCTCGAAGAGCACCTCCGCGAGATCGAGAACGGAAAGTTCGGCCCGTACCCGCACCCCACCTACGAGAAGTTCACCGCCGCCCTGGAGGAGGACGAGGAGGTCACCCACACCCCGTACCTGCAGGGGCTCGTGGTGGTGATGGATCCCGGCACCGGCGTCATCCGGGCCATGGTGGGCGGGCGCGACTTCGGGCAGTCGCAGTTCAACCGCGCCACCCAGGCGGTGCGGCAACCCGGATCCGCCTTCAAGCCGTTCGTGTACGCCGCGGC
It includes:
- the mtgA gene encoding monofunctional biosynthetic peptidoglycan transglycosylase produces the protein MNPDDDRTLLWEGGPPHPHPHPPAKRSGRIRRVLVRAGKVVLGVLAAYYVLAVLLLVVYRFVQPPTTGVQLERRIEALVAGEEYEKRREIVAYDELPRHVPRAVVAAEDGRFWDHFGFDLDAMREAGREAVERGRVRGASTITQQLMKNLFGCTCRNPVRKVYDLALTPAAELILGKERILELYLNNVEWGEGVFGVEAAARHHYDTSAEKLSRTQAAGLAALLPNPLRRTPENTGQYRREILRRMRHRGW
- a CDS encoding PBP1A family penicillin-binding protein, whose protein sequence is MKPNLNTAVWRGHARSAWTRLTGTWRNRQERKFLIAFTVLGLTSCGTGAVAAAWTRACVGTCPTAEQIADFAPQQASQVLDAEGGLLGTFYRERRTVIPLRTLPRYVPMAFVSVEDQRFFEHEGVDPVRMVAAVRDNIIKGWGGPGGSTITMQLARNLFPQQLPRGEKTIRRKVAEIKLALDMEGSYSKERILEMYLNTIYLGAGAYGIEAASRTYFGKPASRLNYVEAATLAALPKAPSYYNPRRNPEPARGRRNLVLDFMASNGVITEEQAEAAKAQPLALAPPSGAIRAPYFVERVRDQLEDQFGELLYTGGLRIHTGISPKLQTAAEKSLEEHLREIENGKFGPYPHPTYEKFTAALEEDEEVTHTPYLQGLVVVMDPGTGVIRAMVGGRDFGQSQFNRATQAVRQPGSAFKPFVYAAALEKGRYPNYGVSDAPFSLAMSDGSTWSPKNYDGKYGGYTTLRAGLRNSKNMVAIRLGREVGIESVRDVAKRTGISTRIPGYPSVYIGSAGVYPVELVAAYAPFANGGFRVEPQYVMRVEDNQGKLLWEPPLYPKRAMDPAVSWILTDMLREVVDRGTGYNARNPAVGNLSYEIPAAGKTGTTNDATDVWFVGYTPDLVAGVWVGLDNPRNIVRGATGGGIAVPVWARVVRTAYEGREPPAEWPRPPGVVHRRVSGGRVLTDDCPWGGGGTDLFAARSAPEGSCDAPRELPDRMVDPTPHLPGRPVFPGQPRVPRPEDVVQRPSQQERSNR